One Algibacter sp. L3A6 genomic region harbors:
- a CDS encoding lipocalin family protein: protein MKKLILLLSVITLTFSSCSSDDDSQDSIIGIWNYYQSFENDEEYELDTCEKQDEIIFNADGTFSTKGYYENEDDVCSLDYESTGTWVNLGDNIYEFTDDEDNYTSTATIIFSGNTFYFIDEDGSDTYKDVYIKN, encoded by the coding sequence ATGAAAAAATTAATTTTACTTTTAAGCGTTATTACATTAACCTTTAGCTCATGTAGTAGTGACGACGATTCTCAAGATTCAATTATTGGAATATGGAATTATTACCAAAGTTTTGAAAATGATGAAGAATACGAACTTGATACTTGTGAGAAACAAGATGAAATAATCTTTAATGCTGACGGAACCTTCTCTACAAAAGGCTATTACGAAAACGAAGATGATGTTTGTTCTCTTGACTATGAATCAACCGGAACTTGGGTAAATCTAGGTGACAATATTTACGAGTTTACAGATGATGAAGATAACTATACAAGTACAGCAACCATTATTTTTTCTGGCAATACATTTTATTTTATTGATGAAGATGGATCGGACACATACAAAGATGTATATATCAAAAATTAA
- a CDS encoding TerB family tellurite resistance protein translates to MSFSDLFDSGFKKRNEDHFAAIVRIAMDDGVITVEEQAFLERLARNLDIGEGDFNLILEDYKSHPINPPTSYDRRLERLYDLARMVYVDHIKGDHEEILLRKIALGLGFHADNVKYIVDKALTLVNSGTDLDDFIDAMKKMNQ, encoded by the coding sequence ATGTCGTTTTCAGATTTATTTGATAGTGGTTTTAAAAAGCGTAATGAGGATCATTTTGCTGCAATTGTAAGAATTGCAATGGATGACGGCGTGATTACAGTTGAGGAACAAGCGTTTTTAGAGCGATTAGCTCGTAATTTGGATATTGGTGAAGGTGACTTTAATTTGATATTAGAGGATTATAAATCGCACCCAATTAACCCTCCAACATCTTACGATCGTCGTTTAGAGCGTTTGTATGATTTAGCACGTATGGTTTATGTGGATCATATTAAGGGCGATCACGAAGAGATTTTACTTAGAAAAATAGCTTTAGGGCTTGGTTTTCATGCTGATAATGTAAAGTATATTGTGGATAAAGCATTAACTTTAGTTAATAGCGGTACAGATTTAGATGATTTTATTGATGCCATGAAAAAAATGAATCAATAA
- a CDS encoding DUF4286 family protein: MIIYNVTSNIDEFIEAEWLIWIKEHIPQVLGTGKFEKATLSKVLVEEDIEGVTYSVQYRSYSREALDAYYRDDADKFRMEGLKKFADKVLSFRTELEIVDEYTVNFK; this comes from the coding sequence ATGATAATATATAACGTAACTTCAAACATCGACGAGTTTATAGAAGCTGAATGGTTAATCTGGATAAAAGAGCATATTCCGCAAGTTTTAGGAACAGGCAAGTTTGAAAAGGCAACGCTTAGTAAAGTTTTGGTAGAAGAAGATATTGAGGGTGTAACTTACTCGGTGCAATACCGATCGTATTCTCGTGAAGCTTTAGATGCTTATTACCGAGACGATGCCGATAAATTTAGAATGGAAGGGCTTAAGAAATTTGCTGATAAAGTGCTTTCATTTCGTACTGAACTAGAAATAGTAGATGAGTATACGGTTAATTTTAAGTAA
- a CDS encoding DUF2007 domain-containing protein: MIDTFKTIARFQYSTEAQIIKGRLEADGIQVFLFDNLTIDTDPLVSNAIGGVKLKVLSYQAEEAEHILKSINKFSLDNQGNAIKCPNCKSDKIELYSTIKDIKALFAFVFAFITNIITSALPIYTKHKYRCEACKTEFDIEKVAPIYVVPDAGPTMS, encoded by the coding sequence ATGATCGATACTTTTAAAACCATAGCTAGATTTCAATATTCCACCGAAGCACAAATTATAAAAGGTCGTTTGGAGGCCGATGGTATTCAAGTGTTTTTATTCGATAACCTTACTATAGATACCGATCCTTTAGTAAGTAATGCTATTGGTGGCGTAAAACTGAAAGTATTATCGTATCAAGCTGAAGAAGCCGAACATATTTTAAAATCGATAAACAAATTCTCTTTAGATAACCAAGGCAATGCCATAAAATGCCCGAATTGTAAAAGTGATAAAATTGAACTTTATTCCACAATAAAGGATATTAAAGCGCTTTTTGCCTTTGTTTTTGCTTTCATCACTAATATTATCACATCTGCTTTGCCAATTTATACAAAACATAAATACAGATGTGAAGCTTGTAAAACGGAATTTGATATAGAGAAAGTGGCTCCTATTTATGTTGTGCCAGATGCAGGACCCACAATGTCATAA
- a CDS encoding TonB-dependent receptor domain-containing protein, whose product MEKRIILLICLFASITICAQNRASVQGNVSDAFGALPGALISVEGYEVQTTTNINGDFKLELEEGDYVITASFIMYNSKSKSVSLKVGDSFTTDFRLETGFSADEPVSLGTRSKPQSALETTVPIEIITPEEISNSSHFELGELLQFLVPSFHSTQQTVSDGTDHIDPATLRGLGPDQLLVLINGKRRHTSSMLNVNNTIGRGSVGTDFNAIPVSSIDHIEILRDGATSQYGSDAIAGVINIVLKKQTDVIDIDTGTKINTEKDGVNHYFSGNFGLKIGNTGFINITGEFRDRGATNRAGNYTGNVYVDNDDVLDNQLIEDNDFFSQTGYKNQQVMEVGSAATRNSALAFNGELSLFDKANLYFFGGRNSREGTSKGFYRFPGETDRVVEELHPNGFSPEILTNIQDDAVTFGIRGEKNGWDIDFSHSMGSNSIDFTVNNSNNASLGVISPRTFKSGGYQYELNTTNLDFSRPFDVMQGLNLAFGGELRVERYEIISGEEDSYINGDVMYEDENGELRPKIIGAQVFPGIQPQDELIRYRSNASGYVDVELKPIKPMLIKGAFRYESNNDFGENSLWKLSARYKFGKKTALRSSYSTGFRAPSMHQVFFQKISTQFFDGDISQVGTFNHESTLVTDAFEVSKLKPELSKHFSLGLSTKIENKYTLSFDYYNINIEDRIVLSGQFDEGYEDLLAPFNVTAAQFFANAIDSRTNGVEMSFHYKNQIGAGKLSGKVSANFTETKVTKVNRSNIVDSDIESLFNREERSRIESAQPKVKVNSYLNYEINDFKFNLVGTYFGSVMYIHPDDGDSNNWELNEFTGNVETRDQKFDPKFVTDLYVTYNYENWLQATVGCNNIFDVYPNKHTHSANTVNGSLVYSRRVQQFGVNGANVFAKILLRL is encoded by the coding sequence ATGGAAAAAAGAATAATTCTATTAATATGCTTATTTGCTAGCATTACTATTTGTGCGCAAAATAGAGCTTCCGTACAAGGGAATGTTTCGGATGCTTTTGGTGCTTTGCCAGGAGCTTTAATTAGTGTTGAAGGTTACGAGGTACAAACAACTACCAACATAAACGGTGATTTTAAACTAGAACTTGAAGAAGGAGATTATGTTATAACAGCATCTTTCATCATGTATAATAGTAAAAGTAAGTCCGTCTCGCTAAAGGTTGGAGATAGTTTTACTACTGATTTCCGTTTAGAAACGGGGTTTTCTGCAGATGAACCCGTGTCTTTAGGGACGCGTTCTAAACCACAATCTGCTTTAGAGACTACAGTACCTATTGAGATTATAACACCCGAAGAAATAAGTAATTCATCTCATTTTGAATTAGGTGAATTGTTACAGTTTTTAGTGCCATCATTTCATTCTACACAACAAACGGTTTCCGATGGAACAGACCATATCGATCCGGCAACTTTACGAGGTTTAGGACCAGATCAACTTTTGGTTTTAATAAACGGAAAGCGTCGCCATACATCGTCTATGCTAAATGTAAATAATACTATTGGTAGAGGTAGTGTGGGTACGGATTTTAATGCGATACCGGTATCTTCTATCGATCATATTGAAATTTTGAGGGATGGCGCAACTTCTCAGTACGGATCTGATGCTATTGCAGGAGTTATTAATATTGTTTTAAAGAAACAAACCGATGTTATCGATATTGATACAGGAACTAAAATCAATACAGAAAAAGATGGTGTGAACCATTATTTTAGCGGGAATTTTGGTTTAAAAATAGGTAATACAGGTTTTATAAATATTACCGGAGAGTTTAGAGATAGAGGAGCTACAAATAGAGCAGGCAACTATACCGGAAATGTTTATGTTGATAATGATGATGTTTTAGATAACCAATTGATAGAAGACAACGATTTTTTCTCTCAAACCGGTTATAAAAATCAACAAGTGATGGAAGTTGGTAGTGCTGCAACTAGAAACTCGGCTTTGGCATTTAATGGTGAATTATCACTTTTTGATAAGGCTAATCTTTACTTTTTTGGTGGTCGTAATTCTAGAGAAGGAACTTCAAAAGGGTTTTATCGTTTTCCTGGAGAAACCGATCGTGTTGTAGAAGAACTTCATCCAAATGGGTTTTCACCAGAAATATTAACAAACATTCAAGATGATGCTGTTACCTTCGGGATTCGAGGCGAAAAAAATGGTTGGGATATAGATTTTAGTCATTCCATGGGATCTAATAGTATCGATTTTACGGTAAATAATTCTAACAATGCATCTCTTGGTGTTATTTCACCTAGAACATTTAAATCTGGAGGCTATCAATACGAACTTAACACTACTAACTTAGATTTTAGTAGGCCTTTTGATGTTATGCAAGGCCTTAACTTGGCCTTTGGAGGTGAACTACGTGTGGAACGTTACGAGATTATTTCTGGAGAAGAAGATTCGTATATTAATGGTGATGTAATGTATGAAGATGAAAATGGAGAATTAAGACCTAAAATTATAGGTGCTCAAGTATTTCCTGGTATACAACCACAAGATGAACTTATTCGTTACCGTTCTAATGCTTCAGGATATGTAGATGTTGAATTGAAGCCTATTAAACCGATGCTTATAAAAGGAGCGTTTCGATATGAGTCTAACAACGATTTTGGAGAAAACTCGCTTTGGAAACTTTCTGCGCGATATAAGTTTGGTAAAAAGACTGCGTTGAGGTCTAGTTATTCTACAGGTTTTAGAGCGCCATCTATGCACCAAGTGTTTTTTCAAAAAATTAGCACACAGTTTTTTGATGGGGATATTAGTCAGGTCGGTACGTTTAACCATGAAAGTACTTTGGTAACCGATGCTTTTGAGGTAAGCAAGCTTAAACCAGAATTATCAAAACATTTTAGCCTTGGTCTAAGTACTAAAATAGAAAATAAATACACGCTTTCTTTTGATTATTATAATATCAATATTGAAGATCGAATTGTGCTGTCAGGACAGTTTGATGAGGGGTACGAAGATTTGTTGGCGCCATTTAATGTTACGGCTGCTCAGTTTTTTGCCAATGCGATAGATTCTAGAACTAATGGTGTAGAAATGTCTTTCCATTACAAAAATCAAATAGGAGCAGGTAAATTAAGCGGAAAGGTTTCGGCTAATTTTACTGAAACCAAAGTGACTAAAGTAAATAGAAGTAATATTGTAGACAGTGATATTGAATCTTTATTTAACAGAGAAGAGCGTTCTAGAATAGAGTCTGCTCAACCAAAAGTGAAGGTGAACTCGTATTTGAATTATGAAATTAATGATTTTAAATTCAATTTAGTGGGTACTTATTTTGGGAGCGTAATGTATATTCACCCAGATGATGGTGATTCAAATAATTGGGAGCTTAATGAGTTTACTGGTAATGTTGAAACTCGTGATCAAAAATTCGATCCAAAGTTTGTAACCGATTTGTATGTAACGTATAATTACGAGAATTGGCTACAAGCAACAGTTGGGTGTAATAATATTTTTGATGTATACCCAAACAAGCACACACACTCGGCTAATACGGTAAATGGAAGTTTGGTTTACAGTAGGCGTGTGCAGCAATTTGGTGTAAATGGCGCCAACGTATTTGCTAAAATATTGTTACGTTTATAA
- a CDS encoding YfiR/HmsC family protein, which produces MLLCLMAMQAYAQNTDNEQVKRVKRAIVIFNVAEQTLYGDTHADPNFVIGVLGKDRTIIDLKSLAQKRQIKNKPVKVVSFSSVKDIENVDVVYTNYDKNFDISYVLNKISSSNTLLITENYPYNSSMINIVNVGNDFQYEINEKLMRRSNIAAHYNLRENAISSIEKWKQLFQNAENTLAETKDKLSEVEGSIKFKDEEIKGQKQAIGDKENLLKNKNKSLENQENEIKELISLSELQKKKYSDKLIIESELEQRILKQVDSLKNKQEQIALSNSEIEKQNIILVQQREDILDKELKAKEINKKLNTQRTINYLLLALVLFAVILVWVILRNYYGTKRLNTVLKEKNNTIYSQSFTLASKNKELEEFAYITSHDLKEPLATISGLIALLKDDYKEKLDDDAMMSMEFIDKSSERMRTQIDDLLEYSKLGKSKEKTEIDCNDLLGEITLDISNAITRFNAKVTYGNLPTVLGSKVELRGVFQNLINNAIKFKKADVDPKVVISFKTVIYGPQNKNFWQFEVADNGIGISQKHKSKVFSIFQRLHSREEYEGTGIGLSFCKKIVESLGGQIWFESEVHKGTTFFFTIPK; this is translated from the coding sequence ATGCTGTTGTGCCTAATGGCTATGCAAGCATATGCCCAAAACACAGATAACGAGCAGGTAAAACGAGTTAAGCGCGCTATTGTTATATTCAATGTTGCAGAACAAACACTTTATGGTGATACGCATGCAGACCCAAATTTTGTTATTGGGGTTTTGGGTAAAGACCGCACTATTATAGATTTAAAAAGCTTAGCGCAAAAAAGGCAAATTAAAAATAAGCCAGTTAAAGTGGTTAGTTTTAGTAGTGTAAAAGATATTGAAAACGTAGATGTTGTTTACACTAATTATGATAAGAATTTTGATATTTCGTATGTTTTAAATAAAATATCGAGCAGTAATACTTTACTTATTACGGAGAATTATCCTTATAATTCTTCTATGATTAATATTGTTAATGTTGGTAATGATTTTCAATATGAAATTAACGAGAAACTTATGCGACGCAGTAATATTGCAGCACACTATAATCTTCGTGAAAATGCTATTTCGTCTATAGAAAAATGGAAACAGTTGTTCCAAAACGCTGAAAATACTCTAGCTGAAACCAAAGATAAATTATCTGAAGTAGAAGGTAGTATTAAGTTTAAAGATGAGGAGATTAAAGGCCAAAAACAAGCTATAGGCGATAAAGAAAATTTATTAAAAAATAAAAATAAATCTTTAGAAAATCAAGAGAATGAAATTAAGGAACTTATATCGCTTTCTGAACTTCAAAAGAAAAAATATTCCGATAAATTAATTATCGAAAGCGAGCTAGAGCAACGTATTTTAAAGCAGGTAGATTCGCTTAAAAACAAGCAAGAACAAATTGCGCTGAGTAATAGTGAGATAGAAAAGCAGAACATTATTCTTGTTCAACAAAGAGAAGATATACTTGATAAGGAGTTGAAAGCTAAAGAAATTAATAAAAAACTGAATACACAGCGTACAATTAATTACCTTTTATTAGCATTGGTGCTTTTTGCTGTAATATTGGTTTGGGTGATATTGAGAAATTACTATGGTACAAAGCGATTAAATACTGTTTTAAAGGAGAAGAACAACACGATATATAGCCAGTCTTTTACGTTAGCTTCTAAGAATAAAGAATTAGAAGAGTTTGCATACATTACAAGTCATGATTTAAAAGAGCCTTTGGCAACCATTTCTGGGCTTATTGCTTTGTTAAAAGATGATTATAAAGAAAAACTCGATGATGATGCGATGATGAGCATGGAGTTTATAGATAAATCTAGCGAACGGATGCGAACCCAGATAGACGATTTGCTGGAGTATTCTAAATTAGGTAAATCTAAAGAGAAAACTGAGATTGATTGTAATGATTTGCTAGGAGAAATAACGTTGGATATTTCGAATGCTATTACGCGCTTTAATGCCAAAGTAACCTACGGAAATTTACCGACTGTTTTGGGCAGTAAGGTTGAGCTTAGAGGGGTTTTTCAGAATTTAATAAATAATGCTATTAAGTTTAAAAAAGCAGATGTAGATCCTAAGGTAGTTATTAGTTTTAAAACCGTTATTTATGGCCCACAGAATAAAAACTTTTGGCAATTTGAGGTAGCAGATAATGGCATTGGTATTTCTCAAAAGCATAAAAGTAAAGTTTTCTCTATTTTCCAGAGGCTGCATTCTCGTGAAGAATATGAGGGAACAGGTATTGGTTTGTCTTTTTGTAAAAAAATAGTTGAGTCTTTAGGTGGGCAAATTTGGTTTGAATCTGAAGTGCATAAAGGCACCACATTTTTCTTTACTATACCTAAGTAG
- a CDS encoding flotillin family protein, whose amino-acid sequence MLSLFVQENLQLGFPIAVIAAILFVFLFFIVLVRRYKRCPSDRILVVYGKVGGGQSAKCIHGGAAFIVPVIQDYEFLDLTPISIEVNLVNALSKQNIRVNVPSRFTIGVSTEPGVMQNAAERLLGLGQNEIQDLAQEIIFGQLRLVVASMDIEEINNDRDKFLTNISQSVETELKKVGLKLINVNITDIVDESGYIEALGKEAAAHAINAARKSVAEKTRDGSIGEANAVQDERTQVAAANAQAVEGENKAKIAVANSDSLRRQREAEAERVANASEKVQSAKALEESYAAEQLAETARAERERSSQMADIIVPAEIDKKKVEIDAEAEAERTRRRAKGEADGILFKAQAEAQGLYEVLTKQAAGLDQIVKAAGNNSKDAVLLLVADKLPELVRMQSEAIKNIKIDKVTVWENGGGKDGKSSTANFLSGMYKSVPPLQEMFDMAGMQLPEYLKGKDVEAAEVVSEKNNTSEK is encoded by the coding sequence ATGCTATCACTTTTTGTACAGGAGAACCTTCAATTGGGTTTTCCAATCGCTGTAATTGCAGCTATTTTATTCGTATTTTTATTTTTTATCGTATTAGTTAGGCGCTATAAACGCTGTCCTTCAGATAGAATTTTAGTAGTTTATGGTAAAGTTGGCGGTGGGCAATCGGCAAAATGTATCCATGGTGGTGCAGCTTTTATTGTGCCTGTAATTCAAGATTACGAGTTTCTAGATTTAACACCTATTTCTATTGAGGTGAATTTAGTAAACGCCCTTTCTAAACAAAATATTCGTGTAAACGTGCCATCACGTTTTACAATTGGTGTTTCTACCGAGCCTGGAGTTATGCAAAATGCTGCGGAACGTCTTTTAGGTTTAGGTCAAAATGAAATTCAAGATTTAGCACAAGAAATTATATTCGGTCAGTTACGTTTAGTAGTGGCTTCTATGGATATTGAAGAAATTAATAATGACCGTGATAAGTTTTTAACTAATATTTCTCAATCTGTAGAAACAGAATTAAAGAAAGTGGGTTTAAAACTAATTAACGTAAATATCACCGATATCGTTGATGAGTCTGGTTATATTGAAGCTTTAGGTAAGGAAGCTGCGGCACACGCAATAAATGCAGCACGTAAATCGGTTGCCGAAAAAACTAGAGATGGTTCTATTGGTGAAGCGAATGCGGTACAAGATGAAAGAACTCAGGTTGCTGCTGCAAATGCACAAGCGGTTGAGGGTGAAAATAAGGCGAAAATTGCTGTTGCAAATTCCGATTCTTTACGTCGTCAACGTGAAGCAGAAGCAGAACGTGTAGCAAATGCTTCAGAAAAAGTACAAAGTGCAAAAGCTTTAGAGGAATCTTATGCTGCGGAACAATTAGCGGAAACTGCGAGGGCTGAACGTGAGCGTTCTTCTCAAATGGCAGATATTATTGTACCAGCGGAAATTGATAAAAAGAAAGTTGAAATTGATGCTGAAGCGGAAGCTGAAAGAACAAGACGTCGCGCTAAAGGTGAGGCTGATGGTATTCTTTTTAAAGCGCAAGCAGAAGCACAAGGTTTATATGAAGTATTAACGAAGCAAGCTGCCGGTTTAGATCAAATTGTGAAGGCTGCCGGAAATAACTCTAAAGACGCTGTATTGCTTTTAGTTGCTGATAAATTACCAGAATTGGTAAGAATGCAATCGGAAGCCATTAAAAATATTAAAATTGATAAGGTTACTGTTTGGGAAAATGGTGGCGGAAAAGATGGAAAATCGTCAACAGCTAATTTCCTTTCTGGTATGTACAAATCTGTACCACCTTTACAAGAAATGTTCGATATGGCTGGTATGCAATTACCAGAGTATTTAAAAGGGAAAGATGTTGAAGCTGCTGAGGTAGTTTCTGAAAAAAATAATACCTCAGAGAAGTAA
- a CDS encoding tetratricopeptide repeat protein: protein MRIFLILCLFISTNIFSQSDILAREYFKNGDFKKALAEYKKIYEGPSTSLTNINAIVETHQQLEQYAEAEAFLLEVMKDIAYSGFLVDLGYNFQLQKDTVNARLQYNKALESIDLRASNVFSVAKVFQNHSLLDEAILAYEKGTASNPKYNFDLQLAQLYGEQGKVEKMFTSYIDYVEANPFTVNNIKRSINDFISENSDNENNILFRKILLKKAQQTPDLLWNELLSWLFVQQKDIKKAFVQEKAIFNRQPESLNRIADLAVIATNEKAYETAKEIYTYLIEKAQDAGTQVSANYHLLQLEEKVSSKENYEAIEAKYLELFEEFGSVSQTLKLQIAYAHFLAFYKNETTKATSFLEKSLKLSLTEFQKAEVKLELGDILVLQEKFNQALIYYTQIQRSLKNSEISQEARYKVAKTSYYKGDFKWAESQLKILKASTSQLIANDALDLKLLITDNKYEDSLQTALKLYAKADLLAFQNRNDEAISLLSEVLAAHKTEPIIAQALYKQAELFEGKQQFEKAESNYKSIIENYGEGILIDNALFKLAELYMNYLEQPDNAKPLYEEIIFNHPDSIYFVEARKKFRALRGDAIN, encoded by the coding sequence ATGAGAATTTTTTTAATACTATGTTTGTTTATAAGCACGAATATTTTTTCGCAATCTGATATTTTAGCGAGGGAGTATTTTAAAAACGGTGACTTTAAAAAGGCTTTAGCTGAGTATAAAAAAATCTATGAAGGGCCATCAACAAGCTTAACAAATATAAATGCTATTGTAGAAACGCATCAGCAATTAGAGCAATATGCAGAAGCAGAAGCTTTTTTGTTAGAGGTGATGAAAGATATTGCGTATTCTGGATTTTTAGTCGATTTAGGCTATAATTTTCAGTTGCAAAAAGATACCGTAAATGCAAGGCTTCAGTATAATAAAGCTTTAGAAAGTATCGATTTACGGGCTAGTAATGTGTTTTCTGTAGCAAAGGTATTTCAAAATCATAGTTTGCTAGATGAAGCTATTTTGGCTTATGAAAAAGGTACGGCTTCAAACCCTAAATATAATTTTGATTTACAATTGGCTCAGTTGTATGGAGAGCAAGGTAAAGTTGAAAAAATGTTTACCAGTTATATAGATTATGTTGAGGCTAATCCGTTTACTGTAAATAACATCAAACGGTCTATCAACGATTTTATAAGTGAAAATAGTGACAATGAGAACAATATATTATTCCGAAAAATTTTATTAAAAAAAGCACAGCAAACTCCAGATTTGTTATGGAACGAGCTATTAAGTTGGTTGTTTGTGCAGCAAAAAGATATTAAAAAAGCATTTGTTCAAGAAAAGGCCATTTTTAATCGTCAGCCAGAAAGTTTAAACAGAATAGCCGATTTGGCGGTAATTGCAACCAACGAAAAAGCATACGAAACGGCTAAAGAAATTTACACATACCTTATAGAAAAAGCTCAAGATGCTGGCACACAGGTGTCGGCAAATTACCATTTATTACAACTAGAAGAGAAAGTAAGTTCTAAAGAAAATTACGAAGCTATTGAGGCTAAGTATTTAGAGTTGTTTGAAGAGTTTGGTTCGGTTTCTCAAACCTTAAAACTTCAAATTGCTTACGCGCATTTTTTAGCATTTTATAAGAATGAAACAACTAAGGCGACTTCCTTTTTAGAAAAGTCTTTAAAACTATCTTTAACAGAATTTCAGAAGGCTGAGGTGAAGTTGGAATTGGGTGATATATTGGTGCTTCAAGAAAAATTTAATCAAGCTTTAATTTATTATACGCAAATTCAACGAAGCTTAAAAAACAGTGAAATATCTCAAGAAGCCAGGTACAAAGTTGCAAAAACAAGTTATTATAAAGGTGATTTTAAGTGGGCAGAATCTCAATTAAAAATTTTAAAAGCATCAACATCGCAATTAATCGCTAATGATGCATTAGACTTGAAGCTGTTAATAACAGATAATAAATATGAAGATTCTCTACAAACTGCGCTAAAACTCTATGCTAAAGCCGATTTATTGGCCTTTCAGAATAGAAATGATGAAGCTATTAGTTTGTTAAGCGAGGTTTTGGCTGCGCATAAAACGGAGCCTATAATTGCTCAGGCTTTGTACAAGCAGGCAGAATTATTTGAAGGAAAACAACAATTTGAAAAAGCTGAGAGTAACTATAAATCTATAATTGAAAATTATGGAGAAGGTATTTTAATTGATAATGCCTTATTTAAATTGGCTGAATTGTACATGAATTACTTAGAGCAGCCGGATAACGCCAAGCCGCTTTACGAAGAGATTATTTTTAACCATCCCGATAGTATTTATTTTGTTGAAGCACGAAAGAAATTTAGAGCTTTACGTGGCGATGCTATAAACTAA
- the pheS gene encoding phenylalanine--tRNA ligase subunit alpha, with translation MIDKIKELINEAESFKAQSKDEVEAFRIKYLGKKGLLNDFFAEFKNVANDQKKEFGQTINKLKKTAEDKVNALKAELESTEEVKGIYGDLSRPGAPVQIGARHPISIVKNQIIDIFSRIGFNVSEGPEIEDDWHNFTALNLPEYHPARDMQDTFFIQTDPDILLRTHTSSVQVRYMENNTPPIRTISPGRVYRNEAISARSHCFFHQLEGLYIDKDVSFADLKQTLQHFTSEMFGKSEIRLRPSYFPFTEPSAEIDVYWGLETETDYKITKGTGWLEIGGCGMVDPNVLENCKIDSTEYSGFAFGVGIDRIAMLLHQIGDIRLLSENDVRFLEQFKSAL, from the coding sequence ATGATAGATAAAATTAAAGAACTTATTAACGAAGCTGAATCTTTTAAAGCACAATCGAAAGACGAGGTAGAAGCATTTAGAATAAAATATTTAGGTAAAAAAGGGTTATTAAACGACTTTTTTGCAGAGTTTAAAAATGTGGCAAACGACCAAAAAAAAGAATTTGGCCAAACCATAAATAAACTTAAAAAAACAGCTGAGGATAAAGTAAACGCTCTAAAAGCAGAACTTGAAAGCACCGAAGAAGTAAAAGGTATTTACGGCGATTTATCTAGACCGGGAGCACCAGTTCAAATAGGTGCACGCCACCCTATTTCTATCGTAAAAAATCAAATTATAGATATCTTTTCTCGCATTGGATTTAATGTAAGTGAAGGTCCAGAAATAGAAGACGATTGGCACAACTTTACAGCATTAAACTTGCCAGAATACCATCCGGCTCGTGATATGCAGGATACATTTTTTATTCAAACCGATCCGGATATTTTATTACGCACGCACACCAGCTCGGTACAAGTACGTTATATGGAAAACAATACACCACCAATTAGAACTATTTCTCCTGGTCGTGTATACAGAAACGAAGCTATTTCTGCGCGTTCTCATTGTTTTTTCCACCAATTAGAAGGCTTATATATTGATAAAGATGTAAGCTTTGCTGATTTAAAACAAACACTACAACATTTTACAAGTGAGATGTTTGGGAAAAGCGAAATTCGTTTACGTCCATCATACTTTCCGTTTACAGAACCAAGTGCAGAAATTGATGTATACTGGGGTTTAGAAACAGAAACAGATTATAAAATAACAAAAGGAACAGGTTGGTTAGAAATTGGAGGTTGCGGCATGGTAGATCCAAACGTTTTAGAAAACTGTAAAATTGATTCTACTGAATATTCTGGTTTTGCTTTTGGTGTTGGAATAGACCGAATTGCAATGCTACTGCACCAAATTGGTGATATTCGTTTATTAAGTGAAAATGATGTACGTTTCTTAGAGCAATTTAAGAGCGCTTTATAA